One region of Priestia megaterium genomic DNA includes:
- a CDS encoding helicase-related protein, with the protein MLELEAIQSRAIEKTKHTLLQDIKSVLGEQDECPDLETYLTDRHSFIKKAWGTAWRKIVVSSVSKKNRRSYLTERGFEIKGYKPQAIDKLFAKETRKGIEFDAFSWLEKQYGKGNKAEWLSLYGEARVEFAKKEEERKEKERQQSINDRKARYQLQLNLEAAPILEVNKELYYLHIREQLSHQLSKDIETNSKYIENYAPHTELEDELIENGDLTRHDYETVHDFFQEITGNVSSELDRYSTIILFETYEDVYEVFITDKIYEIIPTMIMDDLPASFKEKYKSYTNDSVTRMDIIKALRSDLSDLVYEYKRMLVEEKLSDVLEVSDHNLTIEEHKKRYAQQLEERRLQQEREREEKNKLIEEEQRQLNYIFGAEYEMDPRKETEYILHLGDTNTGKTYTALKSLKKAASGSYLAPLRLLALEVFEKLNKDGVACSLKTGEEEKIVEDAQHMAGTVEMFSELEHGDVTVIDEAQMIQDRDRGFSWYKAITRANAKQVHVIGSLSIRSMLEEMLDGVISEIYEYERDIPLKVDLRNFKIEQVKPADALIVFSRKKVLQTAAKLEKDGHKVSVIYGSMPPETRRKQIEQFINRETTVIVSTDAIGMGLNLPIRRIVLLENMKFDGQKRRLLTSQELKQIAGRAGRKGLYNVGEVAFAKDAKQMRELLFSTDEQISKFSIAPTSDMLRRFKEYHHDLGTFFDMWAKFKNPKGTQKSNLAQERELYEEVKDTLIEAKMPIVDLYGYLQLPFSAKESSLKKQWVASMNAIVNREELPEPRIIEGSLEKLELSYKAIGLHLLFLYRMDRRPEAIYWERVREELTNKIHDVLRKDMKKFKRTCSACSKDLPWNHDHAICDSCFHKRFRRRHGDDDFNY; encoded by the coding sequence ATGCTCGAATTAGAGGCTATTCAAAGCAGGGCCATTGAAAAAACTAAGCATACATTGCTACAGGATATAAAAAGCGTATTAGGTGAACAAGACGAATGTCCGGATTTAGAGACGTATTTAACAGACAGGCACTCTTTTATTAAAAAAGCCTGGGGGACTGCGTGGAGAAAAATAGTTGTTTCTTCTGTATCTAAGAAAAACAGAAGATCGTATTTAACAGAAAGAGGCTTTGAGATAAAAGGATATAAACCTCAAGCTATCGATAAGTTATTTGCTAAAGAAACGAGAAAAGGTATAGAATTTGATGCTTTTTCTTGGTTAGAAAAGCAGTACGGAAAGGGCAATAAAGCAGAGTGGCTATCTCTATACGGAGAAGCAAGAGTTGAATTTGCCAAAAAAGAAGAAGAAAGAAAAGAGAAAGAAAGACAGCAAAGTATTAATGATCGAAAAGCCAGATATCAATTACAGTTAAATTTAGAAGCAGCTCCTATTTTGGAAGTAAACAAAGAGCTGTATTACCTACATATAAGAGAACAGCTTTCACATCAGCTATCAAAAGACATTGAAACAAATTCAAAGTATATTGAAAACTATGCGCCGCATACTGAGCTTGAAGATGAATTAATAGAAAACGGCGATTTAACACGTCATGATTATGAAACGGTTCATGACTTTTTTCAAGAGATCACCGGGAACGTAAGCTCAGAATTAGACAGATATTCAACGATTATCTTGTTTGAAACGTATGAAGATGTATACGAGGTATTTATCACCGATAAAATTTATGAAATCATTCCAACTATGATTATGGATGACCTTCCTGCTTCATTTAAAGAAAAGTATAAATCTTATACAAATGATTCGGTAACACGAATGGATATTATAAAAGCACTCAGAAGTGATTTATCGGATTTGGTCTATGAATATAAAAGAATGCTTGTAGAAGAAAAGCTTTCCGATGTACTAGAAGTTTCAGATCACAACTTAACGATCGAAGAGCATAAAAAGCGATATGCACAGCAGCTGGAAGAAAGACGATTACAACAAGAACGTGAACGTGAAGAAAAGAACAAGCTGATTGAAGAAGAACAGCGACAGTTAAATTATATTTTTGGTGCAGAATACGAAATGGACCCAAGAAAAGAAACGGAATACATTCTTCATCTCGGTGATACAAACACAGGAAAAACGTATACAGCATTAAAGTCATTAAAGAAAGCTGCTTCGGGTAGCTACTTAGCGCCGCTTCGCCTGTTAGCTTTAGAAGTTTTTGAAAAGCTGAATAAAGACGGAGTTGCTTGTTCGTTAAAAACAGGTGAAGAAGAAAAGATTGTTGAAGACGCTCAGCACATGGCCGGTACGGTAGAAATGTTTAGTGAATTAGAACATGGCGATGTAACCGTAATTGATGAAGCACAGATGATTCAAGACCGAGATCGGGGGTTTTCATGGTATAAAGCCATAACCCGAGCTAATGCCAAACAAGTTCATGTGATCGGAAGTTTAAGCATTCGAAGTATGTTAGAAGAGATGTTAGACGGTGTGATCTCAGAAATTTATGAGTACGAAAGAGATATACCTTTAAAAGTAGATCTTCGAAATTTCAAAATTGAACAAGTGAAACCCGCAGATGCTTTAATTGTTTTCTCGCGTAAAAAGGTGCTCCAGACAGCAGCTAAGCTAGAAAAAGATGGTCACAAAGTGAGCGTGATTTATGGAAGTATGCCGCCTGAAACAAGAAGAAAACAAATTGAGCAGTTCATTAATAGAGAAACAACTGTCATTGTGTCTACAGATGCAATTGGAATGGGGTTAAACCTTCCAATTAGACGAATTGTGCTTTTAGAAAACATGAAATTTGATGGGCAAAAACGGAGGTTGTTGACTTCTCAAGAGTTAAAGCAAATTGCAGGTCGTGCTGGAAGAAAGGGTCTCTATAATGTGGGAGAAGTTGCATTCGCTAAAGATGCAAAGCAAATGAGAGAACTGTTATTTTCAACAGACGAGCAAATCAGCAAATTTTCAATTGCGCCTACTTCAGATATGCTAAGAAGATTTAAAGAATATCATCATGACCTCGGAACGTTTTTTGACATGTGGGCTAAATTTAAAAATCCAAAAGGTACACAAAAATCAAACCTGGCACAAGAACGTGAGCTTTATGAGGAAGTGAAAGACACGCTGATTGAAGCGAAAATGCCCATTGTTGATTTATATGGTTACTTGCAGCTGCCGTTTTCAGCAAAAGAAAGCTCTTTGAAAAAGCAGTGGGTGGCTAGCATGAATGCAATTGTTAACAGAGAAGAATTACCTGAACCAAGGATAATAGAAGGTTCACTCGAAAAATTAGAGCTGTCTTATAAAGCGATTGGCCTGCATCTTTTATTTCTATATCGAATGGATAGAAGACCCGAAGCTATTTACTGGGAGCGTGTCCGAGAAGAGCTTACAAACAAAATACATGACGTATTAAGAAAAGATATGAAAAAATTTAAAAGAACGTGCAGTGCGTGTTCTAAAGACCTTCCTTGGAATCATGATCATGCGATATGCGATTCGTGTTTTCATAAAAGATTTCGCAGAAGACACGGGGACGACGATTTTAATTACTAA
- the speB gene encoding agmatinase, translating into MPKYQPKNSFESPRFCGPRTFMRLPYVEQVNSEMDFIVTGIPFDSGQSFRTGARFGPEAIRDFSILLRPYNPEQKINIFDYISGVDYGDLSVVPGYILETYKKIEEGLTPVVNEGIIPISLGGDHSMTLGELRAIAKKHGPVALIQFDAHSDTWDSYFEQKYNHGTVFRRAIEEGLIDVSRSIQIGMRGGLYGIEDLEDAKNLGLALYTTNEYKKLSVERMLDIIHERVGEGPVFLSFDIDFLDPVYAPGTGTPEVSGASIDDALQFVRGLTNIDFVGFDLVEVLPAYDHGQITAAAAANIVYEFITLIALRKKAKEEEETLLVKARD; encoded by the coding sequence ATGCCAAAATATCAGCCGAAAAATTCATTTGAATCTCCGCGTTTTTGCGGACCACGTACATTTATGAGACTTCCGTATGTAGAACAAGTAAATTCAGAAATGGATTTTATTGTCACAGGTATTCCATTTGATTCAGGTCAATCTTTTCGAACAGGAGCACGTTTTGGACCGGAAGCCATTCGAGATTTCTCCATTTTGCTCCGCCCGTATAACCCAGAACAAAAGATTAATATTTTTGACTACATTTCAGGCGTGGACTACGGTGATTTGTCAGTTGTTCCCGGATATATTTTAGAAACGTATAAAAAAATTGAAGAAGGGTTAACGCCGGTTGTGAATGAAGGAATTATTCCTATTTCACTAGGCGGTGATCATTCGATGACCCTTGGTGAACTTCGTGCGATTGCAAAAAAACACGGACCGGTAGCGCTTATACAGTTTGATGCTCATTCGGATACGTGGGATAGTTATTTTGAACAAAAATACAATCACGGTACGGTATTTAGACGAGCAATTGAAGAAGGGTTAATCGACGTATCGCGTTCGATTCAAATTGGTATGCGAGGCGGTCTGTACGGCATTGAAGATTTAGAAGACGCAAAAAATCTAGGTTTAGCTTTGTATACGACAAATGAATATAAAAAGCTTAGCGTTGAAAGAATGCTAGACATTATTCATGAGCGTGTAGGGGAAGGACCCGTATTTTTATCGTTTGACATTGATTTTTTAGATCCAGTTTACGCGCCGGGAACAGGAACGCCTGAAGTCTCAGGTGCAAGTATTGACGATGCGCTTCAATTCGTTCGAGGCTTAACAAATATTGATTTTGTCGGTTTTGATTTAGTAGAAGTACTGCCAGCTTATGATCATGGCCAAATTACAGCAGCGGCGGCCGCTAATATTGTCTATGAATTTATCACCCTTATTGCGTTAAGAAAAAAAGCAAAAGAAGAAGAAGAAACGCTGTTAGTAAAAGCACGCGACTGA
- a CDS encoding purine-cytosine permease family protein, with product MTTKSGLAHDDVQPIAMNKRSMGFFSTFSMWIGANVVVTTVFTGMLFVPDMTFLKALFVIVLGSLVGAMPLVLMGNIGTRTGLPTMVLMRPAFGQRGAMLPAAVNLITLIGWAWIQAYMAGLSLNHAVTFLTGYSNINLFTILTQVLVVAISIYGHKGIEATEKLVATLMIILATVVFSYLFIEFDAAKLIQMKASENPGITGMLAFDIVVATAFTWIPIVCDYNRNCKSEKTGIAGTYLGYNVATLIAMGLGATVSSFSILGNMTQTYDPVNLIGAYSPLLGLVAAIVIFLSVLSTNVMVLYSATMSYLSIFPKQRFWIPALTMGVVTVLGSLLKEWLMTNFQSFLLMIGVLFIPIIAIVLVDYYIIRRKHYDISAILDKENKIYWYTKGFNLHVYLSYIVGAVFAYYFTYVHPLATGATILAFLFTGVLHVSLTKLSQLSITYSKGIDKNA from the coding sequence ATGACAACAAAAAGTGGTCTCGCCCATGATGATGTGCAGCCGATTGCAATGAATAAAAGAAGTATGGGCTTCTTCTCTACATTTTCCATGTGGATAGGAGCCAATGTGGTAGTAACGACCGTTTTTACCGGAATGCTGTTTGTACCCGATATGACCTTTTTAAAGGCATTATTTGTGATTGTGCTTGGCTCTTTAGTTGGTGCTATGCCGCTCGTGCTGATGGGGAATATCGGAACTCGAACCGGTCTTCCAACCATGGTTTTGATGAGACCTGCTTTTGGGCAAAGAGGAGCTATGCTTCCTGCTGCTGTTAATCTTATTACATTAATAGGATGGGCATGGATTCAAGCCTACATGGCAGGGCTAAGTTTAAATCATGCCGTCACCTTTTTGACCGGTTACAGCAATATCAATCTATTTACAATTCTTACTCAAGTACTAGTAGTAGCTATTTCTATATACGGACACAAAGGTATTGAAGCAACGGAAAAATTAGTAGCTACGCTTATGATCATTTTAGCAACCGTTGTGTTTAGCTATTTGTTTATCGAATTTGATGCAGCAAAATTAATTCAAATGAAAGCAAGTGAAAATCCCGGTATTACAGGAATGTTAGCTTTTGATATTGTAGTAGCTACAGCTTTTACGTGGATTCCTATTGTTTGCGATTATAACCGAAACTGTAAATCTGAAAAAACGGGAATTGCGGGAACGTATTTAGGCTATAACGTTGCGACTTTGATTGCAATGGGATTAGGCGCAACGGTTTCCAGCTTTTCAATTCTCGGAAATATGACGCAAACGTATGACCCAGTAAATTTAATTGGCGCATATAGTCCGCTGTTGGGATTAGTAGCAGCCATCGTCATTTTTTTATCGGTGTTGTCAACCAACGTAATGGTACTGTATAGCGCAACAATGTCTTATTTGTCTATTTTCCCAAAGCAGCGCTTTTGGATACCGGCACTAACGATGGGAGTTGTCACAGTCCTAGGTTCTTTATTAAAAGAGTGGTTAATGACAAATTTTCAAAGCTTTTTGCTTATGATCGGCGTCTTATTTATTCCTATTATTGCGATTGTTCTTGTTGATTACTATATCATTCGCCGAAAACACTATGACATTTCAGCTATTTTAGATAAGGAAAATAAAATATATTGGTATACAAAAGGATTTAACCTTCATGTGTATCTATCATACATAGTGGGGGCTGTATTTGCCTACTACTTTACGTACGTTCACCCCCTAGCCACAGGCGCAACAATCTTAGCTTTTTTATTTACAGGTGTTTTACACGTATCGTTAACCAAGCTTTCACAGCTCTCCATCACTTACTCAAAGGGAATCGACAAAAATGCTTGA
- a CDS encoding aldehyde dehydrogenase family protein, translating into MKGQVNVKIDKKQAKPCKREIINPATNKIIAEVFDSSLQQVEEAVGKAKQAFEQSEWKKNKSLRVAVLTKLADLLEKEASIFAETETLNTGKPIKEAQLDIEDTINCLRYYANLIEENQPWTKNMFDDTNSKIIQEPIGVCALIVPWNFPLLLGMWKLAPALAAGNTVVFKPSELTPLSFLKLASLCKKAGIPEGVFNLLTGDGEVGSALVEHKDVAKVSFTGGSETGKRIYQQCAKEMKRVSLELGGKSPLLIFEDSEIDVAVDWTMFGSFFNQGQVCVASSRILVHESIYKPFLSALTEAVAAIKIGNPLREETEMGPVISKEHLNKIQSFIKLGQEEGANLLTGGTLIDCEGGNYITPAVLVDVEQHMKVVKEEIFGPVITVQSFSSEEEAIALANGTRFGLAAGVLTNDLMKAERVAEQLQAGTIWINGYHTPHIETAWGGFKESGIGRELGPSGLAAFTEIKHVNTNSKLARANWYQ; encoded by the coding sequence ATGAAAGGGCAAGTAAATGTAAAAATAGATAAGAAACAAGCAAAACCATGTAAAAGAGAAATAATCAACCCAGCGACCAATAAGATTATAGCGGAAGTGTTTGACTCGTCGCTTCAACAAGTAGAGGAAGCGGTAGGTAAAGCAAAGCAGGCTTTTGAACAAAGTGAATGGAAGAAAAATAAATCACTGCGTGTAGCGGTGCTTACGAAACTAGCAGACTTATTAGAAAAAGAAGCGAGTATATTCGCTGAAACAGAAACATTAAATACTGGCAAACCGATAAAAGAAGCGCAGTTAGATATCGAAGATACAATTAATTGTTTAAGATATTACGCAAATTTAATAGAAGAAAATCAGCCGTGGACAAAGAACATGTTCGACGACACAAACAGTAAAATCATTCAAGAACCTATTGGCGTATGTGCGCTAATCGTTCCTTGGAATTTCCCTTTGCTGCTTGGCATGTGGAAGCTGGCTCCTGCATTAGCAGCTGGAAATACGGTGGTGTTTAAGCCGTCAGAATTAACGCCGCTTTCTTTTTTAAAGTTAGCTTCACTATGTAAAAAAGCTGGTATACCAGAAGGCGTGTTTAATTTACTTACAGGAGACGGTGAAGTGGGAAGTGCCCTTGTTGAACACAAAGACGTAGCCAAAGTCTCTTTTACAGGAGGATCAGAAACAGGCAAACGTATTTATCAGCAGTGCGCAAAAGAGATGAAAAGAGTTTCGCTTGAACTGGGAGGGAAATCTCCGCTTCTTATTTTTGAAGATAGCGAAATTGATGTTGCAGTAGACTGGACAATGTTTGGCTCATTTTTTAACCAAGGACAAGTGTGTGTAGCTTCATCGCGTATACTCGTACATGAGTCTATTTATAAGCCGTTTCTTTCTGCTCTTACGGAGGCTGTTGCTGCTATAAAAATTGGTAACCCCTTAAGAGAAGAAACGGAGATGGGTCCGGTTATTAGCAAGGAGCATCTGAATAAAATACAGAGTTTTATTAAGCTAGGTCAAGAAGAAGGTGCGAATTTATTAACAGGAGGAACGTTAATTGACTGCGAAGGTGGAAACTATATAACGCCAGCGGTGCTCGTTGACGTGGAGCAGCATATGAAAGTCGTCAAAGAAGAAATATTTGGTCCCGTCATTACCGTTCAATCTTTTTCAAGTGAAGAAGAAGCCATAGCACTTGCCAACGGCACGAGATTTGGTTTAGCTGCAGGGGTTTTAACGAATGATTTAATGAAAGCAGAGCGAGTTGCTGAACAGCTTCAAGCGGGAACGATTTGGATCAACGGCTACCATACGCCTCATATTGAAACGGCGTGGGGCGGTTTTAAAGAAAGCGGCATTGGCCGGGAGTTAGGCCCATCAGGATTAGCTGCTTTTACTGAAATAAAACATGTGAATACAAATTCCAAGCTAGCTCGAGCCAATTGGTATCAATAA
- a CDS encoding 1,4-dihydroxy-2-naphthoate polyprenyltransferase produces MTSHNKENKAAVEQYSKGKILWQLTRPHTLTASFVPVLIGTVLAMFYGHVNVWMFLAMLFSCLWIQIATNLFNEYYDFKRGLDTEDSVGIGGAIVRHGMKPKTVLNLALISYGIALILGVYICANSSWWLALVGLVGMAIGYLYTGGPLPIAYTPFGELFSGLCMGAMFVLISFFIQTNTVTSESIFVSLPIAILVGAINLSNNIRDIEEDTKGGRRTLAILLGSKNAIRFLAALFGIAYIWTVALVVFFDISPWIFLVFLSAPKPIQAVQAFVRGELIAMKATAQTNTFFGFTLSIGLLIGYLVS; encoded by the coding sequence ATGACAAGTCATAACAAAGAAAACAAAGCTGCAGTCGAGCAGTACAGTAAAGGGAAAATTTTGTGGCAATTAACCCGTCCTCATACGTTAACGGCATCGTTTGTACCCGTTTTGATTGGAACAGTTCTAGCTATGTTTTATGGCCATGTGAACGTTTGGATGTTCCTAGCGATGCTTTTTTCATGTTTGTGGATTCAAATTGCGACGAACTTATTTAACGAGTACTATGATTTTAAACGCGGGTTAGACACAGAAGACTCCGTAGGAATTGGAGGAGCCATCGTCAGACACGGAATGAAGCCGAAAACGGTATTAAATTTAGCACTGATTTCTTATGGAATTGCTCTTATTTTAGGCGTATATATATGTGCAAACAGCAGCTGGTGGCTTGCTTTAGTTGGATTAGTCGGTATGGCGATTGGTTATTTGTATACAGGCGGACCGCTTCCGATTGCGTATACGCCGTTTGGAGAGTTATTTTCAGGTCTGTGCATGGGCGCGATGTTCGTGTTGATTTCATTTTTTATTCAAACGAATACCGTAACGTCTGAAAGCATCTTTGTATCACTCCCTATTGCGATTTTAGTAGGCGCGATTAATTTGTCTAACAACATTCGTGATATAGAAGAAGATACAAAAGGGGGACGACGTACGCTAGCTATTTTATTAGGTTCTAAAAATGCGATCAGATTTTTAGCTGCTTTGTTCGGCATTGCGTATATTTGGACCGTTGCATTAGTTGTATTTTTCGATATTAGTCCTTGGATTTTCTTAGTGTTTCTTAGTGCACCTAAGCCAATTCAAGCCGTACAAGCATTTGTACGCGGAGAGCTTATTGCAATGAAAGCAACTGCTCAAACAAATACGTTTTTTGGATTTACTTTATCAATTGGGTTATTAATTGGCTATTTAGTAAGCTGA
- a CDS encoding sigma-54 interaction domain-containing protein, translating into MIERELEAILHASHDNIVITDEKGLVLRASQNCRDIYGYDVSELVGQTVYELQKRGIFSPSVTIEVLKKKKEVQLMQQTETGKVVMATGIPVYDEHQCMKRVISFSHDLTELQRLKEDYQQLEVKMKTYQLEVEELREQQSNDMVIRSESMKKVWSIINRVADSDATVVLLGESGVGKTAFARALHCGSERKEEPFIEINCGAIPASLFESEMFGYEAGSFTGASTKGKIGKFELAHNGTLFLDEIGELPLDMQVKLLKVLQEKTVTKIGSERAKHANFRLIVATNQRLEEMVKKGTFREDLFYRLHVIPITIPPLRERKEDIAALLYHVLHKQNEKYSMKKFFHAEALNLLLEHQWPGNVRELENTIERLVLTTDENSISSQDLPFYSENSSSEKEEWESLDTLTSQGMTLQQALAEVEKNWLIRAYRQCQTTYEMANILGISQPTVVRRLRKYNIK; encoded by the coding sequence ATGATTGAACGAGAGCTTGAAGCGATTTTGCATGCTTCTCACGACAATATCGTGATCACTGATGAAAAAGGACTTGTTTTACGAGCAAGTCAAAACTGCCGTGATATATATGGATACGATGTGTCAGAGTTGGTCGGTCAAACCGTCTACGAACTGCAAAAACGCGGGATCTTTTCACCTTCCGTTACGATTGAAGTGTTAAAGAAAAAGAAAGAAGTACAGCTGATGCAACAAACAGAAACGGGTAAAGTTGTAATGGCAACCGGTATTCCCGTGTATGATGAACATCAGTGTATGAAAAGAGTCATCAGCTTTTCGCATGATTTAACAGAGCTTCAGCGCTTAAAAGAAGATTATCAGCAGCTCGAAGTGAAAATGAAAACATATCAGCTCGAAGTGGAAGAACTCCGGGAACAGCAGTCGAATGATATGGTCATACGAAGTGAATCGATGAAAAAGGTATGGTCGATTATTAATCGCGTGGCAGACAGCGATGCAACGGTTGTGCTGCTAGGTGAATCGGGTGTTGGTAAAACGGCTTTTGCTCGTGCTTTACACTGTGGAAGTGAACGAAAAGAAGAGCCGTTTATTGAAATTAACTGCGGAGCCATTCCAGCTAGTTTGTTCGAATCTGAAATGTTTGGATACGAAGCAGGCTCTTTTACAGGTGCCAGTACAAAAGGGAAAATAGGAAAGTTTGAATTAGCTCATAACGGTACGCTTTTTTTAGATGAAATAGGAGAGCTTCCCCTTGATATGCAAGTAAAGCTGTTAAAAGTGCTGCAAGAAAAAACAGTCACCAAAATTGGAAGTGAACGAGCCAAACACGCAAACTTTAGGCTGATTGTAGCCACAAATCAGCGGCTTGAAGAAATGGTCAAAAAAGGAACGTTTCGCGAAGATTTATTTTATCGTTTACACGTTATTCCGATTACCATTCCTCCGCTTCGAGAGCGAAAAGAAGACATTGCGGCACTGCTTTATCACGTGTTACATAAGCAAAATGAAAAATATAGCATGAAGAAATTTTTTCACGCAGAAGCATTAAATCTGCTTCTTGAACATCAGTGGCCTGGAAATGTGCGCGAACTTGAAAATACAATTGAACGCCTTGTGTTAACAACGGATGAAAACAGCATCTCGTCTCAAGACCTCCCGTTTTATTCAGAAAATAGCAGCAGTGAAAAAGAAGAATGGGAGTCTCTTGACACGTTAACCTCTCAGGGAATGACGCTTCAGCAAGCACTTGCAGAAGTGGAGAAAAACTGGCTGATTCGCGCTTATCGTCAGTGTCAAACAACGTATGAAATGGCAAATATATTAGGAATCAGCCAGCCTACGGTCGTAAGACGTTTACGAAAGTACAATATAAAATAA
- a CDS encoding alanyl-tRNA editing protein, whose product MTERLYYSNPYTKTWETEVTETRALSNGYALTLKQTAFYPEGGGQPSDYGTIAGIEVKDVYEENGEVYHLVDTLPVQTNVTCEIDWNRRFDHMQQHSGQHLLSALLIDTYDIHTVSFHLGSEAVSIDLNVPQLSHEQLLHIEKVVNDAIYSNRPIKTYEVKKEDLHTLALRKVPELEDEVVRIVEIEGIDVSACCGTHVNQIGELGLIKLTKTEKQRGNTRLFFKCGMRALADYQQSQEIVAELSNKFSTSRELVVERIKKLETEQKELQKQLEELKNENAAFLANELEAKKEGSFLYHHFENRTLKDVQALTKQLLQTPDTTLLFAFSSDQKVLLAHSGSEVKCGELYKELLPLYDGKGGGGPKQAQASFSSSENMNAFLSAVKEKITGA is encoded by the coding sequence ATGACAGAAAGACTTTATTATAGCAATCCCTACACAAAAACGTGGGAAACAGAAGTGACAGAGACGCGCGCTCTTTCAAATGGCTACGCTTTAACATTAAAACAAACTGCTTTTTATCCAGAAGGCGGCGGACAGCCTTCTGATTACGGTACTATTGCCGGAATTGAGGTAAAAGATGTGTACGAAGAAAATGGAGAAGTCTATCACCTCGTTGATACGCTACCTGTACAAACGAACGTCACGTGTGAAATTGACTGGAATCGCCGCTTTGATCATATGCAGCAGCATAGCGGACAGCACTTACTTTCAGCTCTATTAATTGATACATATGATATTCATACCGTTAGCTTTCATTTAGGAAGCGAAGCTGTCTCTATTGATTTAAATGTGCCTCAGTTATCTCATGAGCAGCTATTACACATTGAAAAAGTTGTAAACGACGCTATTTACAGCAACCGCCCCATTAAAACGTACGAAGTGAAAAAGGAAGACTTACATACTCTTGCGCTTCGCAAAGTGCCCGAGCTAGAAGACGAAGTGGTACGCATCGTAGAAATTGAAGGCATTGATGTTTCTGCCTGCTGCGGTACTCATGTGAACCAAATTGGAGAGCTGGGTCTCATTAAACTTACAAAAACAGAAAAGCAGCGCGGCAATACACGCCTCTTTTTCAAATGCGGTATGCGTGCATTAGCTGATTATCAGCAGTCTCAAGAAATCGTAGCAGAACTTAGCAACAAATTCAGCACAAGCCGTGAATTAGTTGTAGAACGAATTAAAAAATTGGAGACTGAACAAAAAGAGCTGCAAAAACAACTAGAAGAATTAAAAAATGAAAATGCAGCTTTTTTAGCAAATGAATTAGAAGCAAAAAAAGAGGGATCATTTCTGTACCATCACTTTGAAAACCGTACATTAAAAGATGTGCAAGCTTTGACAAAGCAGCTGCTTCAAACGCCTGATACGACGCTTCTTTTTGCTTTTTCAAGTGATCAAAAAGTCTTACTGGCTCACAGCGGCAGTGAGGTAAAATGCGGAGAGCTTTATAAAGAGCTGCTTCCGCTTTACGATGGAAAAGGCGGCGGCGGACCAAAACAAGCTCAAGCCAGCTTTTCATCTTCTGAAAATATGAACGCATTTCTTAGCGCGGTAAAAGAAAAAATAACTGGAGCATAA